From Bacillus rossius redtenbacheri isolate Brsri chromosome 16, Brsri_v3, whole genome shotgun sequence, a single genomic window includes:
- the LOC134540069 gene encoding uncharacterized protein LOC134540069: protein MQLQVITALAALLLCVASTSGTARRMYGVRYIHHPYQPDPRGNVDDDLGDSEMLPKVSMECSYKTMPDDPTNYYCCSVDKHMEVPAMRTSGDEELRCSARSFPQEEQEYFCCHVSDQVPESRGKQWKPPRTPHVMPPPLLTLTTEAPRTRHLYPGLRATLLAAARSNN from the exons ATGCAGTTGCAGGTTATCACGGCACTTGCCGCCTTGCTGTTGTGCGTGGCCTCCACTTCTGGTACAGCCAGAAGGATGTATGGAGTGCGCTACATTCACCATCCGTACCAGCCTGACCCCCGCGGCAATGTTGATGACGACCTtg GAGACTCGGAGATGCTGCCGAAGGTGTCGATGGAGTGCAGTTACAAAACCATGCCGGACGACCCGACCAATTACTACTGCTGCTCGGTGGATAAACATATGG AAGTCCCGGCGATGCGCACGTCGGGCGACGAGGAGTTGCGGTGCAGCGCGAGGAGTTTCCCGCAAGAGGAGCAGGAGTACTTCTGCTGCCACGTGTCGGACCAGGTACCCGAGTCCCGCGGCAAGCAGTGGAAGCCACCCCGCACCCCGCACGTCATGCCACCACCCCTCTTGACGCTGACGACCGAGGCCCCGAGAACCCGGCATCTCTACCCCGGGCTACGAGCGACGTTACTAGCAGCGGCGCGCTCCAACAACTGA